The following are encoded in a window of Caldicellulosiruptor danielii genomic DNA:
- a CDS encoding ABC transporter substrate-binding protein — MRKLMFQKTLAIVAALSLILGLLAFAFASNSKTIRLGVDLELSGAVAQYGQRTLEGLKMAVEEINKKGGVLGKKIELVVFDNKSDKTEALNIATRLATKENVLALLSPVTSGATKSASIAATRYRVPLVSATATDDSVTIDERTGKTKAYVFRICFNDSFQGSVMANFALKTLKVKTAAILYNAASDYSKGLYKNFKETFTKGGGKVVAEEAFQQGEQDFNGILTKIRDKKPDVIFTPVYYDDAGLIIKQARELGMWMPILGSDGFDDPKVVEKAGSKYATNIFFSTHYSSQDTDKKVQDFRKRYQQKYKIEPNALSALGYDLGYFVADAIKRANSTTNKEKLRKALESTKNFVGVTGIISIDAKHNAKKSAVIIEIKNGVQRFKQKLNP, encoded by the coding sequence ATGAGAAAACTTATGTTCCAAAAGACTTTAGCCATTGTAGCTGCCCTTAGCTTGATTTTGGGTTTATTAGCCTTTGCCTTTGCTTCAAACTCAAAAACAATAAGGCTTGGAGTTGATCTTGAGCTGTCTGGTGCTGTTGCGCAGTACGGACAGAGGACTTTAGAAGGGCTTAAGATGGCAGTTGAAGAGATTAATAAAAAGGGTGGAGTTTTGGGCAAGAAGATAGAGCTTGTTGTATTTGATAACAAGTCTGACAAAACAGAGGCGCTAAATATTGCAACAAGGCTTGCAACAAAAGAGAATGTTTTAGCCCTATTGAGCCCTGTAACATCAGGTGCAACAAAATCTGCTTCAATTGCCGCAACAAGATACAGAGTACCGCTTGTGTCAGCTACTGCTACTGATGATTCGGTTACAATTGATGAAAGAACTGGTAAGACAAAGGCGTATGTATTCAGAATCTGCTTTAATGACTCGTTTCAAGGAAGTGTCATGGCAAACTTTGCACTCAAGACGTTAAAGGTAAAAACAGCAGCAATTCTTTACAATGCAGCGTCTGATTACAGCAAAGGTCTTTACAAGAACTTTAAAGAGACATTTACAAAAGGTGGCGGTAAAGTTGTAGCAGAAGAAGCGTTCCAGCAGGGTGAACAGGATTTTAATGGGATATTGACAAAGATAAGGGACAAAAAGCCAGATGTTATCTTTACACCTGTTTACTATGACGATGCAGGACTTATAATCAAGCAGGCAAGAGAACTTGGAATGTGGATGCCAATTTTAGGTTCTGACGGGTTTGACGACCCAAAGGTTGTTGAGAAAGCAGGAAGCAAATATGCAACAAATATCTTTTTCTCAACACATTATTCCTCTCAGGACACAGATAAGAAAGTTCAGGATTTTAGAAAAAGATACCAGCAAAAGTATAAAATTGAACCAAACGCACTTTCAGCACTGGGTTATGATTTGGGTTACTTCGTAGCAGATGCAATAAAAAGAGCAAACTCTACAACCAACAAAGAAAAACTTCGCAAAGCTCTTGAAAGCACCAAGAATTTTGTAGGAGTTACTGGAATTATCTCAATAGATGCAAAACATAATGCAAAGAAGTCTGCGGTAATAATCGAGATTAAAAATGGTGTTCAGAGATTCAAACAGAAGCTAAATCCTTAA
- a CDS encoding molybdate ABC transporter permease subunit: MAFLIGTPFAYLLASTKRRIAFLELIIDLPNVLPPILMGVLLLLLYGKVGFVGRILDKASLEIPFTTFAVILAQLFVSIGYYLKVAYSSFLAIDKQLKEEGFILGLDELGIMWHVYLPVARKGLVIGILGTFSRALGEFGATVVFAGNVFGKTQTISLYLYKLYVQNQEETYSVSFVMIIISYLILYLTKKLLNNVDY, from the coding sequence TTGGCATTTTTAATAGGCACACCTTTTGCATACCTTCTTGCCAGCACAAAAAGAAGAATCGCTTTTCTTGAGCTGATAATAGACCTTCCAAACGTTTTGCCACCAATCTTGATGGGAGTGCTCTTGCTTCTTTTGTATGGCAAAGTCGGATTTGTGGGGAGAATACTTGACAAAGCTTCTCTTGAGATACCTTTTACCACCTTTGCAGTAATACTTGCTCAGCTTTTTGTTAGTATTGGATACTATTTAAAAGTAGCATACTCTTCGTTTTTGGCCATAGACAAACAGCTAAAAGAAGAGGGCTTTATCTTAGGACTTGACGAGCTTGGAATTATGTGGCATGTGTACTTGCCAGTTGCCAGAAAAGGGCTTGTGATTGGCATACTTGGCACATTTTCAAGGGCGCTTGGTGAGTTTGGTGCAACAGTTGTCTTTGCGGGGAATGTCTTTGGAAAAACTCAAACGATCTCACTTTATTTGTATAAACTATATGTGCAAAATCAGGAGGAAACTTATTCTGTGAGTTTTGTGATGATAATAATTTCATATTTAATTCTTTACTTAACGAAGAAACTTTTGAACAATGTGGACTATTGA
- a CDS encoding aconitate hydratase produces MGLTVAQKIIKQHLVKGEMIPGKEIAIRIDQTLTQDSTGTMAYLQFEAMGIVRVKTKRSVAYIDHNTLQTGPENADDHLYIQTVAKKYGIYFSKPGNGICHQVHLERFTVPGQTLLGSDSHTPTAGGIGMLAIGAGGLDVAVAMGGGEYYLIMPKIVKVNLKGKLQPWVSAKDIILELLRRLTVKGGVGKIFEYTGEGVKTLSIPERATITNMGAELGATTSIFPSDEVTYEFLKAQGREADFVEILPDPDAQYDEEIEIDLSSLVPLAACPHSPDNVVPVSELKGIKVDQVAIGSCTNSSYKDLMKVAKILEGKTIAEHVSLVISPGSKQVLNMLAQNGALASMVASGARILECACGPCIGMGQAPRTGGISLRTFNRNFEGRSGTPSAKVYLVSPETAAASAITGYITDPRTLGDEPKVEMPKRFLINDNLIVPPAENPDEVEVIRGPNIKPFPQGKPLPDVVVGKVLIKLGDNITTDHIMPSNAKLLPYRSNIPYLSDYCLTPCDPDFPRKARENGGGFIVGGVNYGQGSSREHAALVPLYLGIKGVLAKSFARIHMANLINNGIIPMVFENPSDYDTIEEMDELKIENAREQIEKSDVLIIENVTKGLKYRMILNLTDRQRQMILHGGLLNLTKAMGMK; encoded by the coding sequence ATGGGCTTGACAGTTGCGCAAAAGATTATAAAGCAGCACCTTGTCAAAGGTGAAATGATACCAGGAAAAGAAATAGCTATCAGGATTGACCAGACCTTAACACAAGACTCAACTGGTACAATGGCATATCTTCAGTTTGAAGCAATGGGTATTGTCAGAGTAAAGACTAAAAGATCTGTTGCATACATTGACCACAACACTCTTCAGACAGGCCCGGAGAATGCAGATGATCATCTGTACATACAGACAGTTGCGAAAAAATATGGGATATACTTTTCCAAACCTGGAAATGGAATCTGTCATCAGGTTCATTTGGAAAGGTTTACAGTTCCAGGACAAACACTTTTGGGCTCAGACAGCCACACACCAACAGCAGGCGGAATAGGTATGCTTGCAATTGGTGCGGGTGGTTTGGATGTTGCAGTTGCAATGGGTGGTGGCGAATATTACTTAATTATGCCAAAGATTGTGAAAGTAAACCTCAAAGGAAAGCTCCAACCCTGGGTTTCTGCAAAGGATATTATTTTGGAGCTTTTGAGAAGGCTCACGGTTAAGGGTGGTGTTGGCAAGATTTTTGAATACACTGGTGAAGGTGTAAAAACCTTATCTATACCAGAGAGAGCTACAATTACAAACATGGGTGCAGAGCTTGGTGCAACAACTTCGATATTTCCGTCTGATGAAGTGACATATGAATTTTTAAAGGCCCAGGGTAGAGAAGCTGACTTTGTTGAGATTTTACCAGACCCCGATGCACAGTATGATGAGGAGATTGAAATAGATTTGTCAAGCTTGGTGCCGCTTGCAGCATGCCCGCACAGCCCTGACAATGTTGTGCCTGTGAGCGAGCTAAAAGGTATAAAGGTTGACCAGGTTGCAATTGGAAGCTGTACAAACTCATCTTATAAAGACCTTATGAAGGTTGCAAAGATTTTAGAAGGGAAAACCATCGCAGAGCATGTATCACTTGTTATATCTCCAGGTTCAAAACAGGTCTTGAACATGCTAGCTCAAAACGGTGCGCTGGCATCAATGGTTGCATCTGGTGCAAGGATTTTAGAGTGTGCGTGTGGTCCTTGTATAGGAATGGGTCAAGCACCAAGAACAGGAGGCATTTCGCTCAGAACATTTAACAGAAACTTTGAAGGTAGAAGCGGTACACCTTCTGCAAAGGTTTACCTTGTCTCACCTGAGACTGCAGCAGCATCAGCAATCACAGGGTACATCACAGACCCAAGGACTCTTGGTGATGAGCCTAAAGTGGAGATGCCAAAAAGATTTTTGATAAATGACAATTTAATAGTGCCACCTGCTGAAAATCCCGATGAAGTTGAAGTGATAAGAGGACCGAATATAAAACCGTTCCCACAAGGAAAGCCTTTACCGGATGTTGTTGTTGGGAAAGTGCTGATAAAGCTTGGAGACAATATCACAACAGACCACATTATGCCGTCTAACGCAAAGCTTTTGCCATACAGGTCAAATATTCCGTATTTATCTGACTATTGCTTGACACCATGTGACCCAGATTTTCCAAGGAAGGCACGCGAAAATGGTGGCGGGTTTATAGTAGGTGGAGTAAACTATGGGCAGGGTTCGTCGAGAGAGCATGCAGCGCTTGTGCCGCTTTATTTGGGAATAAAAGGGGTTTTGGCAAAGAGCTTTGCACGAATTCACATGGCAAATTTAATTAACAATGGAATCATTCCAATGGTGTTTGAAAATCCGAGCGATTATGATACAATTGAAGAGATGGATGAGCTTAAAATTGAGAATGCAAGGGAGCAGATAGAAAAAAGTGATGTTTTAATAATTGAAAACGTCACAAAAGGATTAAAATACAGAATGATTTTAAATCTGACAGACAGACAGCGCCAGATGATTTTGCATGGCGGGCTTTTGAACCTTACAAAGGCTATGGGTATGAAATAA
- a CDS encoding type II TA system antitoxin MqsA family protein, giving the protein MNRAYCPQCKKHVEIKVVKNLIKEYKGVQVNVEEYVPHCSECNTELFVPDIENENLKRLYQRYRELAGLITPEEIQKVREKYGLSQRELGQILGWGKMTINRYERGALPSKSHSDVLKLILTSEEFFKEKVEEAFKSGRITERTYQKTREKIKDSVAELKKRIISAALEHPEDIYNGFRRFDFEKLENLISYIAEKVENLYLSSLNKFLWYIDFMHFKRCLRSITGLRYIKYAYGPVIENFAYKEIAAYPSDKYAVEEYETPDGAIQTKIKSKGNYELSVFTPEELQTINMVIDALKDKTCSAISELSHQEVGWKQTPLRELISYEYAKTVSLGSQVVQK; this is encoded by the coding sequence ATGAATAGGGCATATTGTCCACAGTGCAAAAAGCATGTTGAAATTAAAGTTGTAAAAAATCTAATTAAAGAATATAAAGGTGTACAAGTCAATGTTGAAGAATATGTTCCACATTGCAGTGAGTGCAATACTGAGTTGTTTGTGCCAGACATCGAAAACGAAAATCTAAAAAGGCTCTATCAACGTTATAGAGAGTTGGCAGGCTTGATTACCCCTGAAGAAATCCAGAAGGTAAGAGAAAAATATGGACTTTCTCAAAGGGAGCTGGGGCAGATACTTGGTTGGGGCAAGATGACAATAAACAGGTATGAAAGAGGAGCTTTGCCTTCTAAATCACACAGTGATGTTCTGAAGCTGATTTTAACATCTGAAGAGTTTTTCAAAGAAAAGGTGGAAGAAGCATTTAAATCAGGGAGAATAACTGAAAGAACATATCAAAAAACAAGGGAGAAAATCAAAGACTCTGTTGCTGAGTTGAAGAAAAGAATCATCTCTGCAGCACTTGAACACCCAGAAGATATCTACAATGGCTTCAGAAGGTTTGACTTTGAAAAGCTGGAGAACTTGATAAGTTACATTGCTGAAAAAGTTGAAAATCTATATTTGAGCAGTCTTAATAAGTTTTTGTGGTATATTGATTTTATGCACTTTAAACGTTGTTTACGTTCAATAACTGGCTTAAGATACATCAAATATGCTTATGGGCCAGTGATTGAAAATTTCGCATACAAAGAAATAGCAGCATACCCAAGTGATAAATACGCTGTTGAAGAATATGAGACTCCTGATGGGGCAATCCAAACAAAGATTAAGAGCAAAGGCAATTACGAGCTATCAGTATTTACCCCAGAAGAATTGCAGACCATTAATATGGTCATTGATGCATTGAAAGACAAAACATGCAGTGCTATTTCAGAGCTGTCTCACCAGGAAGTTGGATGGAAGCAAACCCCGTTGCGTGAACTAATCTCATATGAGTACGCAAAGACAGTGAGTTTAGGCAGCCAAGTAGTGCAGAAATAA
- a CDS encoding pyruvate carboxyltransferase has product MWTIENLDYKTIQGVRKMVGAVKKIFQDFEKGAPNYFKEIFPYESIPKVIFDGVSVPVNIPSKLYVTDSTFREGQQAISYIGKENVAKIFEYLHYIDNGTGTIKYSEFFIYTNYHKQCIQECLKKSFEFPKVVGWVRSKKEELKLAKEFGLDEVGILMSCSDYHIYKKFQKTRSEIAAQYIDMIQEAFSLGITPRVHLEDITRSDIENFVIPLILAIEEIAKKCDKKVYFKLCDTLGFGVPYEYASLPRSVPKLIHTISKSTNIPPERLEWHGHNDFYKAQSNAVCAWLYGASMVNCSIRGVGERTGIAALEIAILDLVQIKDENVPNLNFEALDELLEFTSRFEAMK; this is encoded by the coding sequence ATGTGGACTATTGAAAATCTTGACTATAAAACTATTCAAGGTGTGAGAAAAATGGTAGGTGCAGTAAAAAAGATTTTTCAAGATTTTGAAAAAGGCGCTCCAAACTACTTTAAAGAAATATTTCCTTATGAGAGTATTCCAAAGGTGATTTTTGATGGAGTTTCAGTTCCCGTAAATATTCCGTCAAAACTATATGTAACAGATAGCACATTTAGAGAGGGTCAACAGGCTATTTCATATATAGGAAAAGAGAATGTAGCAAAGATTTTCGAATATCTTCACTACATTGACAATGGTACTGGAACTATAAAGTACTCAGAATTTTTCATTTATACAAACTATCACAAACAGTGCATTCAAGAGTGTTTGAAAAAAAGCTTCGAATTTCCAAAGGTAGTTGGATGGGTAAGAAGTAAAAAAGAGGAACTAAAACTTGCAAAAGAGTTTGGGCTTGATGAGGTAGGGATTTTGATGTCATGCTCAGACTATCACATCTACAAAAAGTTTCAAAAAACAAGGTCAGAAATTGCAGCCCAGTACATCGATATGATACAAGAAGCCTTTTCACTTGGCATCACTCCACGGGTTCATCTTGAAGACATCACAAGATCAGATATTGAAAATTTTGTCATTCCACTCATTTTGGCAATTGAAGAGATAGCAAAAAAGTGTGACAAAAAGGTGTACTTTAAACTGTGTGACACTTTGGGCTTTGGTGTGCCATATGAATATGCAAGCTTACCACGAAGCGTTCCTAAACTGATTCATACAATTTCAAAAAGCACCAATATACCACCAGAGAGGCTTGAGTGGCATGGTCACAACGATTTTTACAAAGCTCAGAGCAATGCAGTCTGTGCGTGGTTATACGGTGCTTCAATGGTAAACTGCTCTATCAGAGGAGTGGGTGAGAGAACTGGCATTGCAGCTTTGGAGATTGCAATCTTGGACCTTGTCCAGATAAAAGATGAAAATGTACCAAATTTGAATTTTGAAGCTTTAGATGAGCTTTTGGAGTTTACCTCAAGGTTTGAGGCTATGAAGTAA